A genome region from Chloroflexota bacterium includes the following:
- the rplT gene encoding 50S ribosomal protein L20 has product MPRAKGGVVTRRRHKKLLELTKGHRASKHSLYRRAHESMLNALSYAYRHRRERKGDMRRLWIIRINAAARQGGLSYSQFMNGLKKAQIEVNRKMLAEVAVQDPTAFSQLVAMAKGENTGK; this is encoded by the coding sequence TTGCCACGAGCCAAAGGTGGAGTAGTTACCCGACGTCGCCACAAGAAGCTATTAGAGCTGACTAAGGGGCATCGGGCAAGTAAACATTCCCTCTATCGCCGTGCCCATGAATCCATGCTCAATGCCCTCAGCTACGCCTACCGCCACCGGCGGGAGCGCAAGGGAGACATGCGACGGCTCTGGATCATCCGCATCAATGCTGCCGCCCGACAGGGCGGACTCTCCTATTCCCAATTCATGAATGGCCTGAAAAAGGCACAGATAGAAGTCAACCGCAAGATGCTCGCCGAGGTAGCCGTCCAGGATCCCACTGCCTTCTCTCAGTTGGTAGCAATGGCTAAGGGAGAGAACACAGGCAAGTAA
- the rpmI gene encoding 50S ribosomal protein L35, producing the protein MPKIRTHKSAQRRFHVTGTGKIMHSKVGKSHLRSRKSPRVKRQYAVKVGLHPTNRRRIKQLLPYA; encoded by the coding sequence GTGCCCAAGATTAGGACACATAAATCGGCCCAGCGCCGTTTTCACGTTACTGGAACCGGCAAAATCATGCATTCCAAGGTAGGTAAGAGCCATCTCCGAAGCAGAAAGTCGCCGCGAGTTAAGCGCCAGTACGCAGTGAAAGTGGGGCTTCATCCCACCAATAGACGCAGAATAAAGCAGCTTTTGCCCTACGCATAA